In Salinarimonas sp., a genomic segment contains:
- a CDS encoding cytochrome c peroxidase, producing MSGRATLVPALAAALAVGVGGAVLAGERPGEGEALAFASPAALGEALFFDPRLSASGTQSCATCHNPDTGFADPRADALGGAVSLGADETAMGRRNAPTLTYAAEVPAFHRDEEGFRGGMFHDGRAADLVEQAKGPILDAAEMQMADEAAVVAAVRAEPAYAAAFDAFFAPGVLDEPVRGFNAVAQAIAAFERTETFAPFSSKYDRWLAGEAELDDFEELGRVLFFSQQFTNCALCHLGDGGLRNARETFTDHRYHNVGTPAHPELATDVGLADNPAAAGDPEQQGRFRTPTLRNVAVTGPYMHNGVFADLRTVVLFYNTYNTRSQTRRINPETGAPFGPPPHPDTLALEDLEHGPALDDQRIDALVAFLKTLTDARYEHLLEE from the coding sequence GTGAGCGGGCGCGCGACCCTCGTCCCCGCCCTCGCCGCCGCGCTCGCGGTCGGCGTCGGCGGGGCCGTGCTCGCGGGCGAGCGGCCCGGCGAGGGGGAGGCGCTCGCCTTCGCCTCGCCGGCCGCGCTCGGCGAGGCCCTGTTCTTCGACCCGCGGCTTTCGGCGAGCGGCACGCAGTCCTGCGCCACCTGCCACAACCCGGATACCGGCTTCGCCGACCCCCGCGCCGACGCGCTCGGCGGCGCCGTCTCGCTCGGCGCGGACGAGACCGCGATGGGCCGGCGCAACGCCCCGACGCTGACCTACGCGGCGGAGGTCCCGGCCTTCCACCGCGACGAGGAGGGCTTTCGCGGCGGCATGTTCCACGACGGGCGCGCGGCGGATCTCGTCGAGCAGGCCAAGGGCCCGATCCTCGACGCCGCCGAGATGCAGATGGCGGACGAGGCGGCCGTCGTCGCCGCGGTGCGGGCCGAGCCGGCCTACGCCGCCGCCTTCGACGCCTTCTTCGCGCCGGGCGTCCTCGACGAGCCCGTGCGCGGCTTCAACGCCGTCGCCCAGGCCATCGCCGCCTTCGAGCGCACCGAGACCTTCGCGCCGTTCTCGTCCAAGTACGACCGCTGGCTCGCGGGCGAGGCGGAGCTGGACGATTTCGAGGAGCTCGGCCGGGTGCTGTTCTTCTCGCAGCAATTCACCAATTGCGCGCTCTGCCACCTCGGCGACGGCGGCCTGCGGAACGCGCGCGAGACCTTCACCGACCACCGCTACCACAATGTCGGCACGCCGGCGCATCCGGAGCTCGCGACGGATGTCGGCCTCGCCGACAACCCCGCCGCCGCGGGAGACCCCGAGCAGCAGGGGCGCTTCCGCACGCCGACGCTCCGGAACGTCGCCGTCACCGGCCCCTACATGCACAACGGCGTCTTCGCCGACCTGCGCACGGTGGTCCTGTTCTACAACACCTACAACACGCGCTCGCAGACGCGGCGCATCAACCCCGAGACCGGCGCGCCCTTCGGCCCGCCGCCGCACCCCGACACGCTCGCGCTGGAGGATCTCGAGCACGGCCCCGCCCTCGACGACCAGCGCATCGACGCCCTCGTCGCCTTCCTGAAGACGCTCACGGACGCGCGTTATGAGCATCTGCTCGAGGAATAG
- a CDS encoding Trm112 family protein — MSDTTPEQTPASEPTGPLAIDPKLLEILVCPLTKGPLEYDRTAQELISRQAKLAYPIRDGIPIMLPEEARPLS, encoded by the coding sequence ATGAGCGACACCACCCCCGAGCAGACGCCCGCTTCGGAGCCGACCGGCCCCCTCGCCATCGATCCCAAGCTGCTCGAGATCCTGGTCTGCCCGCTGACCAAGGGGCCGCTCGAATACGACAGGACGGCGCAGGAGCTGATCTCGCGCCAGGCGAAGCTCGCCTATCCGATCCGCGACGGCATCCCGATCATGCTGCCCGAGGAGGCGCGCCCGCTCTCCTGA
- a CDS encoding zinc-binding dehydrogenase: protein MRALRLHGDRDLRLETLDDPAPPAPGEVQVRVKAVALNFLDVWGFRGMAFAKRKLPQVAGVEGAGEVVAVGEGVSRFQAGDPVVMYGADTCGECRACREGRDNLCENVAGIMGFHVDGMARELLNRPERLLVPVPKGVPYEDAACAAIGFGTVQHMLFDNAKLEPGESILVHAGGSGIGTAAIKMAKAIGCTVYTTVGDDEKGEKAKALGADHVINYKTERFEGEVRRLTRRKGVDVVFEHVGADTWNGSLLCLKRGGRLVTCGSTSGVSTTMNLMQLFQQQYRIFGSFGCSMKNIAQSLEKMAAGMNPVIDATFPLADFQQGLERLEGRRVFGKVVVTL, encoded by the coding sequence ATGCGCGCCCTGCGTCTCCACGGCGACCGCGACCTGCGGCTCGAGACCCTCGACGATCCGGCCCCGCCCGCCCCGGGCGAGGTGCAGGTGCGGGTCAAGGCGGTGGCGCTGAACTTCCTCGACGTCTGGGGCTTCCGCGGCATGGCCTTCGCCAAGCGCAAGCTCCCGCAGGTGGCGGGCGTCGAGGGCGCGGGCGAGGTCGTCGCCGTCGGCGAGGGCGTCAGCCGTTTCCAGGCGGGCGACCCGGTGGTGATGTACGGCGCCGACACCTGCGGCGAGTGCCGCGCCTGCCGCGAGGGGCGCGACAATCTCTGCGAGAACGTCGCCGGCATCATGGGCTTCCACGTCGACGGCATGGCCCGCGAGCTGCTCAATCGCCCCGAGCGGCTGCTCGTCCCCGTGCCGAAGGGCGTGCCGTACGAGGACGCCGCCTGCGCCGCCATCGGCTTCGGCACGGTGCAGCACATGCTGTTCGACAATGCCAAGCTCGAGCCCGGCGAATCGATCCTCGTCCATGCCGGCGGCTCGGGCATCGGCACCGCCGCGATCAAGATGGCCAAGGCCATCGGCTGCACGGTCTACACGACGGTCGGCGACGACGAGAAGGGCGAGAAGGCGAAGGCGCTCGGCGCCGACCACGTGATCAACTACAAGACCGAGCGCTTCGAGGGCGAGGTCCGCCGCCTCACCCGCCGCAAGGGCGTCGACGTCGTGTTCGAGCACGTGGGCGCCGACACCTGGAACGGCTCGCTTCTGTGCCTCAAGCGCGGCGGGCGCCTCGTCACCTGCGGCTCGACCTCCGGCGTCTCGACCACGATGAACCTGATGCAGCTGTTCCAGCAGCAATACCGCATCTTCGGCTCCTTCGGCTGCTCGATGAAGAACATCGCCCAGTCGCTGGAGAAGATGGCGGCGGGCATGAACCCGGTGATCGACGCGACCTTCCCGCTGGCGGACTTCCAGCAGGGGCTCGAGCGGCTCGAGGGCCGCAGGGTCTTCGGCAAGGTGGTGGTCACGCTCTGA
- a CDS encoding imelysin family protein — protein MRSLPRSLAAATALAGLIATAPAYAAAPTPQAVVETYADIAHAMYDDALASARDLRGAVDKLLADPSEETLAAARTAWIAARVPYQQTEGLRFGNPLVDAWEGKVNAWPLDEGLIDYVATDMYGEDSDENPLYTANVIASESIRVGRETIDASTIDADLLRALHEADGVEANVSTGYHAVEFLLWGQDLNGTGPGAGERPATDFAPGEDCTHGNCERRRDYLVAATDLLIADLEEMVAAWGAGGAARTDIAEKSAEDGLSTILTGLGSLSYGELAGERMKLGLLLHDPEEEHDCFADNTHNSHYYNQVGMQALYGGRYERTDGSIVTGASLADYATAQAPDTAQQVRTAMDGARDALGAIKARAEAGEAYDQMLALGNTEGNAALEAGVESLVAQARALEALVADLGLTITVEGSDSLDDPTLVR, from the coding sequence GTGCGCAGCCTCCCCCGCTCCCTCGCCGCCGCGACGGCGCTCGCCGGCCTGATCGCGACGGCCCCGGCCTACGCGGCCGCGCCGACGCCCCAGGCGGTGGTGGAGACCTATGCCGACATCGCCCATGCGATGTACGACGACGCGCTCGCCTCCGCCCGCGACCTGCGCGGCGCCGTCGACAAGCTCCTCGCCGATCCGAGCGAGGAGACCCTGGCCGCCGCCCGCACGGCCTGGATCGCCGCGCGCGTGCCCTACCAGCAGACGGAGGGGCTGCGCTTCGGCAATCCGCTGGTCGACGCATGGGAAGGCAAGGTCAACGCCTGGCCCCTCGACGAGGGGCTGATCGACTACGTCGCCACCGACATGTATGGCGAGGACTCGGACGAGAACCCGCTCTACACGGCGAACGTGATCGCCAGCGAGAGCATCCGGGTCGGGCGCGAGACCATCGACGCCTCCACGATCGACGCCGACCTGCTGCGCGCCCTGCACGAGGCCGACGGCGTCGAGGCCAACGTCTCGACCGGCTACCATGCCGTCGAGTTCCTGCTCTGGGGCCAAGACCTCAACGGCACGGGTCCCGGCGCCGGCGAGCGTCCGGCGACCGACTTCGCGCCGGGCGAGGACTGCACGCACGGGAATTGCGAGCGCCGGCGCGACTATCTCGTCGCCGCGACCGACCTGCTGATCGCCGATCTCGAGGAGATGGTCGCCGCCTGGGGCGCGGGCGGCGCGGCGCGCACGGACATCGCCGAGAAGAGCGCCGAGGACGGGCTCTCCACCATCCTCACCGGCCTCGGCTCGCTGTCCTACGGCGAGCTCGCCGGCGAGCGCATGAAGCTCGGCCTCCTCCTGCACGACCCGGAGGAGGAGCACGACTGCTTCGCCGACAACACCCACAACTCGCACTACTACAACCAGGTCGGCATGCAGGCGCTCTACGGCGGCCGCTACGAGCGCACCGACGGCTCGATCGTCACCGGCGCGAGCCTCGCCGACTACGCGACGGCGCAGGCGCCCGACACGGCGCAGCAGGTGAGGACCGCGATGGACGGCGCGCGCGACGCGCTCGGCGCGATCAAGGCCCGCGCCGAGGCCGGCGAGGCCTACGACCAGATGCTGGCGCTCGGCAATACCGAGGGCAACGCGGCGCTCGAGGCGGGCGTCGAGAGCCTCGTCGCCCAGGCCCGCGCGCTCGAGGCGCTCGTGGCCGATCTCGGCCTCACCATCACCGTCGAAGGGTCGGACAGCCTGGACGACCCGACGCTGGTGCGGTGA
- a CDS encoding prolyl-tRNA synthetase associated domain-containing protein gives MSTPDAPLDPQALFALLDRHGVPYRTVEHEAVFTVAQSQAIERDLPGGHTKNLFLKDKKGQIFLVTAEAHARIDLKKLHVPLGAASRLSFGSAELLGEVLGVEPGSVTPLALANDRTGRVRFFLDRTLTGFDTINVHPLVNTMTTAIPRDALVAFLAAIDHPPTVVDLPEPPAET, from the coding sequence ATGAGCACGCCCGACGCCCCCCTCGATCCGCAAGCCCTGTTCGCCCTCCTCGACCGGCACGGCGTCCCCTACCGGACCGTGGAGCACGAGGCGGTGTTCACCGTCGCGCAGTCCCAGGCGATCGAGCGCGACCTGCCGGGCGGGCACACGAAGAACCTCTTCCTCAAGGACAAGAAGGGGCAGATCTTCCTCGTCACCGCCGAGGCGCATGCGAGGATCGACCTGAAGAAGCTGCACGTGCCGCTCGGCGCGGCGAGCCGGCTGTCCTTCGGCTCGGCGGAGCTGCTCGGCGAGGTGCTCGGCGTCGAGCCGGGGTCGGTGACGCCGCTGGCCTTGGCCAACGACCGCACGGGCCGTGTGCGCTTCTTCCTCGACCGCACGCTCACCGGGTTCGACACGATCAACGTCCACCCGCTCGTCAATACCATGACGACGGCGATCCCGCGGGACGCGCTCGTCGCCTTCCTCGCGGCGATCGACCACCCCCCGACGGTGGTCGACCTGCCCGAGCCGCCGGCGGAGACCTGA
- the trmB gene encoding tRNA (guanosine(46)-N7)-methyltransferase TrmB, which translates to MTDDDIESREDQGPAGDFSGAFFGRRKGKRLRPGQEERLATLLPERRVPDPREAPQAFADLSDLFPHRPERIVLEIGFGGGEHLAHMARAEPQAGFIGVEPFINGMAKMLARIDEEALANVRLWDQDAALLLPALPDASLEAVYLLYPDPWPKRRTRKRRFVSPESLAEIARVLKPGGIFRFASDIDDYVGWTLARAAKEPRLAWTAARADDWRTPYPGWPGTRYEAKAIREGRTPSYLTFERV; encoded by the coding sequence ATGACCGACGACGACATCGAAAGCCGGGAGGACCAGGGTCCCGCAGGAGACTTCTCCGGCGCATTCTTCGGCCGCCGCAAGGGCAAGCGCCTGCGGCCGGGCCAGGAGGAGCGGCTCGCGACGCTGCTCCCGGAGCGCCGGGTCCCCGACCCGCGCGAGGCGCCGCAGGCCTTCGCCGACCTGTCCGACCTCTTCCCGCACCGGCCGGAGCGCATCGTGCTCGAGATCGGCTTCGGCGGCGGCGAGCACCTGGCGCACATGGCGCGCGCCGAGCCGCAGGCCGGCTTCATCGGCGTCGAGCCTTTCATCAACGGCATGGCGAAGATGCTGGCGCGGATCGACGAGGAGGCCCTCGCCAACGTGCGCCTGTGGGACCAGGACGCGGCGCTGCTCCTGCCCGCCCTGCCGGACGCGTCGCTCGAGGCCGTGTATCTGCTCTACCCGGATCCGTGGCCGAAGCGGCGCACGCGCAAGCGCCGCTTCGTCTCGCCCGAGAGCCTCGCCGAGATCGCCCGCGTGCTGAAGCCCGGCGGCATCTTCCGCTTCGCCAGCGACATCGACGACTACGTGGGCTGGACGCTGGCCCGCGCCGCGAAGGAGCCGCGCCTCGCCTGGACGGCGGCGCGCGCCGACGACTGGCGCACGCCCTATCCCGGCTGGCCCGGCACCCGCTACGAGGCGAAGGCGATCCGCGAGGGCCGCACGCCCTCCTATCTCACCTTCGAGCGGGTGTGA
- a CDS encoding LON peptidase substrate-binding domain-containing protein yields MAMNASYRGPQDCPETIPVFPLPGALLLPRGQMPLNIFEPRYLAMVDDALRTDRIIGMIQPDAEAGAHGGPPKLYAIGCAGRITQFAETGDGRYLMTLTGIARFKVAHELTAMTPYRQVEADFTPFARDFTARAGEEEVDREGVLGALRQFVDAMEVEVDWRGVEQAPNEALVNALCMMTPFGVREKQALLEAPDLKSRAEALIALTEIEIARSGDDDGEPTLQ; encoded by the coding sequence ATGGCGATGAACGCCTCCTATCGCGGCCCGCAGGACTGCCCGGAGACGATCCCGGTCTTTCCCCTGCCCGGCGCGCTGCTGCTCCCGCGCGGGCAGATGCCGCTCAACATCTTCGAGCCGCGCTATCTCGCCATGGTCGACGACGCGCTGCGCACGGACCGGATCATCGGCATGATCCAGCCCGACGCGGAAGCCGGCGCCCATGGCGGCCCGCCGAAGCTCTACGCCATCGGCTGCGCCGGGCGGATCACCCAGTTCGCCGAGACCGGCGACGGGCGCTACCTGATGACGCTGACCGGCATCGCGCGCTTCAAGGTCGCCCACGAGCTGACCGCCATGACGCCCTACCGGCAGGTGGAGGCGGACTTCACGCCCTTCGCGCGCGACTTCACCGCCCGCGCCGGCGAGGAGGAGGTCGACCGCGAGGGCGTGCTCGGCGCGCTGCGCCAGTTCGTCGACGCGATGGAGGTCGAGGTCGACTGGCGCGGGGTGGAGCAGGCGCCGAACGAGGCGCTGGTCAACGCGCTGTGCATGATGACGCCCTTCGGCGTGCGCGAGAAGCAGGCGCTGCTGGAGGCGCCCGACCTGAAGAGCCGGGCGGAGGCGCTGATCGCGCTCACCGAGATCGAGATCGCCCGCTCGGGCGACGACGACGGCGAGCCGACGCTGCAATGA
- a CDS encoding tyramine oxidase, protein MTRKTVAAAALAGCLAAGAAGAAPTHPLDGLQAAEYALVKQILTEAGRLTEGSRFPLIELDEPPKEEVLTWSEGDPIPRVAHAFVKEGAVTYEARIDLAAGELLSWERIEGQPMLLFEEFLGAMELALSHPDFQSGLEKRGLSPDDVFCLPLTAGNFFEGPEAGQRLMKVPCYVSPTTSNFYARPIEGLIAVVDLGEGTVLEVIDTGMLAVPEDGWGYTEPEIEERYGLRVKANPVELTQPGGANFGGDDGLIEWDMWRFRLRVDKRPGPVLSMIEARDGEEWRSVLYQAHLSEVFVPYMDPDVGWYWRTYMDSGEYGFGIFLSPLRAGVDCPRHADFRPVLVHDDMGDPLEIPDAICVFERSIGDPAWRHFEIFAQGPDTFVPAEGRPARELVVRTASEVGNYDYLVDYVFKTDGNIEIQVGSTGLDAVKGAVSRSMDDPTAAEETRYGTLIAPQIVAPNHDHYFNFRLDFDIDGRENSFMRTRLVPGTPEETAERRSFWVTRMEMPKTEDEATYRVDPANPAMYHVTNTNVRSGLGHMPGYMIVPENSVAYSPFDPEDPPIARNPYVLHTFQVTPQDPRQRYAGGRFALASTGEDTLADWAAAGRSIDDTDVVVWYTMGFHHVPRMEDWPVMPTMWKRFSLKPFNFFDRNPSITERLPEEPS, encoded by the coding sequence ATGACCCGCAAGACCGTAGCCGCCGCGGCCCTGGCAGGATGCCTCGCCGCGGGCGCCGCCGGCGCCGCCCCCACGCACCCGCTCGACGGCCTCCAGGCCGCCGAATACGCGCTCGTCAAGCAGATCCTCACGGAGGCCGGTCGCCTTACCGAGGGTTCGCGCTTCCCGCTGATCGAGCTCGACGAGCCGCCGAAGGAGGAGGTTCTTACCTGGTCGGAGGGAGACCCGATCCCGCGCGTGGCCCACGCCTTCGTCAAGGAAGGCGCCGTCACCTACGAGGCGCGCATCGACCTCGCCGCGGGCGAGCTGCTCTCCTGGGAGCGGATCGAGGGGCAGCCGATGCTGCTGTTCGAGGAGTTCCTGGGCGCCATGGAGCTGGCGCTGAGCCATCCGGACTTCCAGTCCGGCCTCGAGAAGCGCGGCCTTTCGCCCGACGACGTGTTCTGCCTGCCGCTGACGGCGGGCAACTTCTTCGAGGGGCCCGAGGCCGGGCAGCGGCTGATGAAGGTGCCCTGCTACGTCAGCCCGACGACCTCGAATTTCTACGCCCGTCCGATCGAGGGTCTGATCGCCGTCGTCGACCTCGGCGAGGGCACGGTGCTCGAGGTGATCGACACGGGCATGCTCGCCGTGCCGGAGGACGGCTGGGGCTACACCGAGCCCGAGATCGAGGAGCGCTACGGGCTGCGCGTGAAGGCGAACCCGGTGGAGCTGACCCAGCCCGGCGGGGCCAATTTCGGCGGCGACGACGGCCTGATCGAATGGGACATGTGGCGCTTCCGGCTGCGCGTCGACAAGCGCCCGGGCCCGGTGCTCAGCATGATCGAGGCCAGGGACGGGGAGGAATGGCGTTCGGTGCTCTACCAGGCGCACCTCTCCGAGGTTTTCGTGCCCTACATGGACCCGGACGTCGGCTGGTACTGGCGCACCTACATGGACAGCGGCGAGTACGGCTTCGGCATCTTCCTCTCGCCGCTGCGCGCCGGCGTCGATTGCCCGCGCCACGCCGATTTCCGCCCGGTCCTCGTCCACGACGACATGGGCGATCCGCTCGAGATCCCGGACGCGATCTGCGTGTTCGAGCGCTCGATCGGCGACCCCGCCTGGCGGCATTTCGAGATCTTCGCGCAGGGGCCCGATACGTTCGTGCCCGCGGAAGGACGACCGGCGCGCGAGCTCGTGGTGCGCACGGCCTCCGAGGTCGGCAATTACGACTACCTCGTCGACTATGTGTTCAAGACGGACGGCAACATCGAGATCCAGGTCGGCTCGACCGGGCTCGACGCCGTCAAGGGCGCCGTCTCGCGCTCGATGGACGACCCCACCGCGGCCGAGGAGACCCGCTACGGCACGCTGATCGCCCCGCAGATCGTCGCGCCCAACCACGACCATTATTTCAACTTCCGGCTCGATTTCGACATCGACGGGCGCGAGAACAGCTTCATGCGCACGCGCCTCGTGCCCGGCACGCCGGAGGAGACCGCCGAGCGGCGCTCGTTCTGGGTGACGCGCATGGAGATGCCGAAGACGGAGGACGAGGCGACCTACCGCGTCGATCCGGCGAACCCGGCCATGTATCACGTGACGAACACGAACGTGCGCAGCGGCCTGGGCCACATGCCCGGCTACATGATCGTGCCGGAGAACTCGGTGGCGTACTCGCCCTTCGACCCGGAGGATCCGCCGATCGCGCGCAACCCCTACGTCCTGCACACCTTCCAGGTGACGCCGCAGGACCCGCGCCAGCGCTACGCCGGCGGGCGCTTCGCGCTGGCCTCCACGGGCGAGGACACCCTCGCCGACTGGGCCGCGGCCGGACGCTCGATCGACGATACGGACGTCGTCGTCTGGTACACGATGGGCTTCCATCACGTGCCGCGCATGGAGGACTGGCCGGTGATGCCGACCATGTGGAAGCGCTTCTCGCTCAAGCCCTTCAACTTCTTCGACCGCAACCCCTCGATCACCGAGCGGCTGCCCGAGGAGCCGAGCTGA
- a CDS encoding DUF1223 domain-containing protein gives MNSARSVLALALVALPAALAAAGGVRAEGGENAAPKAVVELFTSQGCASCPPADAKLVEMARNPDILALTLPVDYWDYLGWADTLADPAHSARQRGYAEARGDGKVFTPQMVVNGAIACVGSKPEEVADALEEARADDERLPVAVSVDVAGGEASIRVGAGAEAPAEVWLLAVDREEEVAIARGENTGRHAHYANIVRGMVKIGDWTGAEARFRHALAGHGDFHVVLVQKRHDGNPGAILGAGRSDAR, from the coding sequence ATGAACTCGGCCCGCTCCGTCCTCGCCCTCGCGCTCGTCGCGCTCCCGGCCGCCCTCGCGGCGGCGGGCGGCGTGCGCGCCGAGGGCGGCGAGAACGCCGCGCCCAAGGCGGTGGTCGAGCTGTTCACCAGCCAAGGCTGTGCGTCCTGCCCGCCGGCGGACGCGAAGCTCGTCGAGATGGCGCGCAATCCCGACATCCTCGCCCTCACCCTGCCCGTCGATTACTGGGACTATCTCGGCTGGGCCGACACCCTCGCCGATCCCGCCCACAGCGCCCGCCAGCGGGGCTACGCCGAGGCGCGCGGCGACGGCAAGGTGTTCACGCCGCAGATGGTGGTGAACGGCGCCATCGCCTGTGTCGGGTCGAAGCCGGAGGAGGTCGCCGACGCGCTCGAGGAGGCGCGCGCCGACGACGAGCGCCTGCCGGTCGCCGTGTCCGTCGACGTCGCCGGCGGCGAGGCGAGCATCCGCGTCGGCGCGGGAGCGGAGGCGCCCGCCGAGGTCTGGCTCCTCGCGGTCGATCGCGAGGAGGAGGTCGCCATCGCCCGCGGCGAGAATACCGGCCGCCACGCGCATTACGCCAACATCGTGCGCGGCATGGTCAAGATCGGCGACTGGACCGGCGCGGAGGCGCGCTTCCGCCACGCGCTGGCCGGCCACGGCGACTTCCACGTGGTGCTGGTGCAGAAGCGCCACGACGGCAATCCGGGCGCCATCCTCGGCGCCGGCCGCAGCGACGCGCGCTAG
- a CDS encoding lipid A biosynthesis lauroyl acyltransferase, with protein MSGFRLRLARLSGRVLEAASVAVVRAVFGLSRRLGPDRAARVGAALTRTLGPLVPAHRTAMANVAAAFPEKSEAEHRAIVRGAWDNLGRTAAEYAHLDTIFDFDPENPGAGRIEVEGIPYFEALRDDGRPGIIFSAHLANWELPAICAHRYGLAATAVFRAPNTAAVARAVMEVRSQTMGGLEAARQGAAFAMAGVLDRGGHLGMLVDQHFTRGVDVTFFGMPAKANPILGKFARRFDCPVHGVRVVRLPGGRFRLELTPPLDLPRDETGEIDVQGAMQAMTSVVEGWVREHPEQWLWQHRRWRPVPGRTR; from the coding sequence GTGTCCGGTTTTCGTCTCCGTCTGGCTCGGCTCTCCGGGCGCGTCCTGGAAGCCGCGAGCGTCGCGGTCGTGCGCGCGGTGTTCGGCCTGTCGCGCCGGCTCGGGCCGGATCGCGCGGCGCGCGTCGGCGCGGCGCTCACGCGCACGCTCGGCCCCCTCGTCCCCGCCCACCGCACCGCGATGGCGAACGTCGCCGCCGCATTCCCCGAGAAGTCGGAGGCCGAGCATCGCGCCATCGTCCGCGGCGCCTGGGACAATCTCGGGCGCACCGCGGCGGAATACGCCCATCTGGACACGATCTTCGACTTCGACCCGGAGAACCCCGGCGCCGGCCGCATCGAGGTGGAGGGCATCCCCTATTTCGAGGCGCTGCGCGACGACGGCCGTCCGGGCATCATCTTCTCCGCGCATCTCGCCAACTGGGAGCTGCCGGCGATCTGCGCCCATCGCTACGGCCTCGCCGCCACCGCCGTCTTCCGCGCCCCGAACACGGCCGCGGTGGCGCGCGCCGTGATGGAGGTGCGCTCGCAGACCATGGGCGGGCTCGAGGCCGCGCGCCAGGGCGCGGCCTTCGCCATGGCGGGCGTGCTCGACCGCGGCGGCCATCTCGGCATGCTGGTCGACCAGCACTTCACCCGCGGCGTCGACGTGACCTTCTTCGGGATGCCGGCGAAGGCGAACCCGATCCTCGGCAAGTTCGCACGGCGCTTCGACTGCCCCGTCCACGGGGTGCGCGTCGTCCGCCTGCCGGGCGGGCGCTTCCGGCTCGAGCTCACCCCGCCCCTCGACCTGCCGCGGGACGAGACCGGCGAGATCGACGTGCAGGGCGCCATGCAGGCCATGACCTCCGTCGTCGAGGGCTGGGTACGCGAGCATCCCGAGCAATGGCTCTGGCAGCACCGCCGCTGGCGCCCCGTGCCGGGCCGGACGCGCTGA
- the trxA gene encoding thioredoxin — MLADGSNLQGGPQGGAPADLIKDTTTATFRQDVIAASMTTPVLVDFWAPWCGPCKQLTPVIEKVVREAKGKVKLVKMNIDEHPSIAGQLGIQSIPAVIAFVQGQPVDGFMGAQPEAQIKAFIDKLGGAAGPSPVEQALEEAATRAGKGDAQGAAELYAAVLQREPDNMVALGGMAKLHVDIGDLEGAKRMLDMAPPEKADDPALAPARKAIELAEQAAALGDVAELERKVAENADDHQARFDLALALNARNERVAAAEQLVEIVRRDRSWNEDGARKQLVEFFEAWGPKDEATMVGRRRLSSVLFR, encoded by the coding sequence ATGCTCGCAGACGGATCGAACCTGCAAGGCGGCCCCCAGGGCGGCGCGCCCGCCGACCTGATCAAGGACACGACCACGGCGACGTTCCGCCAGGACGTGATCGCCGCCTCGATGACGACGCCGGTGCTCGTCGACTTCTGGGCGCCCTGGTGCGGGCCCTGCAAGCAGCTGACGCCCGTCATCGAGAAGGTGGTGCGCGAGGCCAAGGGCAAGGTGAAGCTCGTCAAGATGAACATCGACGAGCATCCCTCGATCGCCGGCCAGCTCGGCATCCAGTCGATCCCCGCTGTGATCGCCTTCGTCCAGGGCCAGCCGGTGGACGGCTTCATGGGCGCCCAGCCCGAGGCGCAGATCAAGGCCTTCATCGACAAGCTCGGCGGCGCGGCCGGTCCCTCGCCCGTCGAGCAGGCGCTCGAGGAGGCCGCGACCCGCGCCGGCAAGGGCGACGCCCAGGGCGCGGCCGAGCTCTACGCCGCCGTGCTCCAGCGCGAGCCCGACAACATGGTCGCGCTCGGCGGCATGGCGAAGCTGCACGTCGACATCGGCGATCTCGAAGGCGCCAAGCGCATGCTCGACATGGCCCCGCCGGAAAAGGCGGACGATCCGGCGCTCGCCCCCGCCCGCAAGGCGATCGAGCTCGCCGAGCAGGCCGCCGCCCTCGGCGACGTCGCCGAGCTCGAGCGCAAGGTCGCCGAGAACGCGGACGACCATCAGGCCCGCTTCGACCTGGCCCTCGCCCTCAACGCGCGCAACGAACGCGTCGCCGCCGCCGAGCAGCTGGTTGAAATCGTCCGCCGGGACCGTAGTTGGAACGAGGACGGGGCCCGCAAGCAGCTCGTGGAGTTCTTCGAGGCGTGGGGTCCCAAGGACGAGGCCACAATGGTGGGCCGTCGCCGGCTCTCGTCGGTCCTGTTCCGCTGA